The following proteins are encoded in a genomic region of Pseudodesulfovibrio mercurii:
- a CDS encoding ketoacyl-ACP synthase III: MAIAVHSIGVHLAENTIDNLARAEELGVTREFIERKVGFEQLRRRGSEETVVSMCCAAAEDLLAKSPIDLGQIDFVSVCTHHPDMYIPHMSARVHGALKLSKDCATYDVGLACSGYVYSLVMAKSFMEAQGLKHGLVFTSDPYSDAVDQTTRNEDIFASDAATVTYLAEDGVFDIGRGTFHTFGEMGDALIHTHDDYLRMDGFGIYTFALRNVPPNIEECLKANGLEQEDVDCFVLHQANKYIVDCLQKRMKLRPEACPFLANRHGNTSSSTIPIELCRFFESNENNLMLTGFGAGLSIASVPLRRK; encoded by the coding sequence ATGGCGATTGCAGTCCACTCAATTGGGGTCCACCTCGCGGAAAACACCATCGACAATCTGGCGCGGGCGGAGGAACTGGGCGTAACCAGGGAATTCATTGAGCGAAAAGTCGGCTTTGAACAACTCCGTCGCCGGGGAAGCGAGGAAACCGTTGTTTCCATGTGCTGTGCGGCGGCGGAGGATCTCCTGGCCAAGTCCCCGATTGATCTCGGGCAGATCGATTTCGTCAGCGTCTGCACCCATCACCCCGACATGTACATCCCGCACATGTCGGCACGCGTGCACGGGGCGCTGAAGCTGAGCAAGGACTGCGCCACCTATGACGTGGGCCTCGCCTGCTCGGGCTACGTCTACTCTCTGGTGATGGCGAAGAGCTTCATGGAGGCGCAGGGTCTCAAGCATGGCCTCGTGTTCACCAGCGACCCCTACTCCGATGCGGTCGATCAGACCACCCGGAACGAAGACATCTTCGCCAGCGACGCGGCCACCGTGACGTATCTGGCCGAAGACGGCGTCTTCGACATCGGCCGCGGCACCTTCCACACTTTCGGAGAGATGGGAGACGCCCTGATCCACACCCACGACGACTATCTCAGGATGGACGGCTTCGGCATCTACACCTTCGCCTTGCGCAATGTGCCCCCCAACATCGAGGAGTGCCTCAAGGCAAACGGCCTGGAACAGGAAGACGTCGATTGTTTCGTCCTGCATCAGGCGAACAAGTATATCGTGGACTGCCTCCAAAAACGGATGAAGCTCAGACCGGAAGCGTGTCCTTTCCTGGCGAATCGCCATGGCAACACCTCGTCGTCAACGATTCCCATCGAGTTGTGCAGATTTTTTGAATCAAACGAAAACAACCTCATGCTGACGGGGTTCGGGGCCGGCCTGAGCATCGCCTCCGTCCCTTTAAGGAGAAAATAA
- the speA gene encoding biosynthetic arginine decarboxylase, whose product MTQEQEKWTVERSERLYRVREWGAGFFGVSENGDLQVTARPDDFSEAVSIPEIIAGIQARGLDMPVLLRIENLLDTQITLLNESFLQAMKKLAYRGSYLGAYPIKVNQQQQVVEAVTRHGRRYHHGLEAGSKAELIAALGMHNDPEAVLVCNGYKDEEFVDLALHAVQLGFQCVLVVEMPNELPLIIERSKALGVKPILGVRAKLSSQATGQWAESGGDRSIFGLNATQIIEVIDRLGEANMLDCLQLLHYHLGSQIPNIREIRAGVAEASRIYAGLTAEGAGMRYLDLGGGLAVDYDGTRTSLSSSRNYSVHEYCADVIEGVMTVLDEQGVDHPTIITESGRALVAYYSVLLLNVVDAARFEPEPLPEALPEDTNIHIRHLHETMLALTRDNVQESFNDALYYRDEVRQAFNQGIISFRERALGENVFWLTVRTIAALTRNLPSLPLELEGLARTLSDIYYCNFSVFQSLPDAWAIHQLFPVMPVHRLDEEPAREGSLADITCDCDGKIDRFIEGAGVNRTMALHALKPLEEYYLGVFLVGAYQETLGDLHNLFGDTNVVTVRILENGKYDFVGELEGDTVEDVLSYVEYDTKALLTRFRETAEASVRKGLITPAQRREILQAYRNGLHGYTYLER is encoded by the coding sequence ATGACCCAGGAACAGGAAAAATGGACCGTTGAACGGTCCGAAAGACTCTATCGCGTCCGGGAATGGGGCGCGGGCTTTTTCGGCGTCTCCGAAAACGGGGATTTGCAGGTGACCGCCCGGCCCGACGACTTCTCCGAGGCGGTGTCCATCCCCGAGATCATCGCGGGCATCCAGGCGCGCGGCCTGGACATGCCGGTGCTGCTGCGCATCGAGAACCTCCTGGACACCCAGATCACCCTGCTCAACGAGAGCTTCCTCCAGGCCATGAAAAAGCTCGCCTACCGGGGGTCCTATCTCGGCGCGTACCCCATCAAGGTCAACCAGCAGCAACAGGTGGTCGAGGCCGTCACCCGCCACGGCCGCAGGTACCACCACGGGCTCGAGGCCGGGAGCAAGGCCGAACTCATCGCCGCCCTGGGCATGCACAACGACCCCGAGGCCGTGCTCGTGTGCAACGGCTACAAGGACGAGGAATTCGTGGACCTGGCCCTGCACGCCGTCCAGCTCGGCTTCCAGTGCGTGCTGGTCGTGGAGATGCCGAACGAACTGCCGCTGATCATCGAGCGCTCCAAGGCCCTGGGCGTCAAACCCATACTCGGCGTGCGCGCCAAACTCTCGTCCCAGGCCACGGGCCAGTGGGCGGAGTCCGGCGGCGACCGCTCCATCTTCGGCCTCAACGCCACCCAGATCATCGAGGTCATCGACCGCCTGGGCGAGGCGAACATGCTCGACTGCCTGCAACTGCTCCACTACCACCTGGGCTCGCAGATTCCGAACATCCGCGAGATCCGCGCGGGCGTGGCCGAGGCCAGCCGCATCTACGCGGGGCTGACGGCCGAGGGCGCGGGCATGCGCTACCTGGACCTGGGCGGCGGCCTGGCCGTGGACTACGACGGCACCCGGACCAGCCTGTCCAGCAGCCGCAACTACTCGGTCCACGAGTACTGCGCCGACGTCATCGAGGGGGTCATGACCGTGCTCGACGAGCAGGGAGTGGACCACCCGACCATCATCACCGAATCCGGCCGGGCCCTGGTGGCCTACTACTCCGTGCTCCTCCTGAACGTGGTCGATGCCGCGCGGTTCGAGCCCGAGCCCCTGCCCGAAGCCCTGCCCGAGGACACCAACATCCACATCCGGCACCTGCACGAGACCATGCTTGCCCTGACCCGCGACAACGTCCAGGAGAGCTTCAACGACGCCCTCTACTACCGGGACGAGGTCCGCCAGGCCTTCAACCAGGGGATCATCTCCTTCCGCGAGCGCGCCCTGGGCGAAAACGTCTTCTGGCTGACCGTGCGGACCATTGCGGCCCTGACCCGGAACCTGCCCAGCCTGCCCCTGGAGCTGGAGGGCCTGGCCCGCACCCTGTCGGACATCTACTACTGCAATTTCAGCGTGTTCCAGTCCCTGCCCGATGCCTGGGCCATCCATCAGCTCTTCCCGGTCATGCCCGTGCACCGGCTGGACGAGGAGCCCGCCCGCGAGGGGTCCCTGGCCGACATCACCTGCGACTGCGACGGCAAGATCGACCGCTTCATCGAGGGCGCGGGGGTCAACCGGACCATGGCCCTGCACGCCCTCAAGCCGCTGGAGGAGTACTACCTCGGCGTCTTCCTGGTGGGCGCGTACCAGGAGACCCTGGGCGACCTGCACAACCTGTTCGGCGACACCAACGTGGTCACGGTCCGGATTCTCGAAAACGGCAAGTACGACTTTGTCGGCGAACTCGAGGGCGACACCGTTGAGGACGTCCTGTCCTACGTGGAATACGACACCAAGGCGTTGCTGACCCGCTTCCGCGAGACCGCCGAGGCCAGCGTGCGCAAGGGGCTGATCACCCCGGCCCAGCGGCGGGAAATCCTTCAGGCCTACCGCAACGGCCTGCACGGCTACACCTACCTCGAACGGTAG
- a CDS encoding sigma-54-dependent transcriptional regulator — protein sequence MSQRILIVDDEPDFAQGLARLIASGFPEVEISLTGDGAEALEILKSSGVDLMLSDLRMPRLNGQELLHRALEIEPGLTVILVTGFGSVEAAVTALKAGAYDFLTKPVKRDELLRSVQKGLERGRLLGENRALRALAGRCESTLVGRAQAMCRLKESIAAVAASDYNVLICGESGTGKELVAGNIHRLSGRAKGPFVAVNCPAIPEQLLESELFGHVKGAFTGADKARQGLFVSACGGSILLDEIGDISMSMQTKLLRVLQEREIRPVGGNAAVKVDVRILATTNRNLPELISEGEFREDLFYRLNVLTVNTPPLRESREDIPRMAAHFLNQTCLEMHLAPKTLSPEVLACLCERPWHGNVRELQNTVRRLTVFCPGNQVEMVHLRLAEGRLSGPNGTWPGGGETDEGGIDAYKEAKARVLNEFTRNYLEQILARTGGNISEAARLAGLERVSLQKIIKRNGASSPTD from the coding sequence ATGAGCCAGCGCATATTGATTGTTGACGATGAACCCGATTTCGCCCAGGGGTTGGCCCGGCTCATCGCCTCGGGCTTTCCCGAGGTGGAGATATCCCTGACGGGCGACGGGGCCGAGGCCCTGGAAATCCTGAAGTCGAGCGGCGTGGACCTCATGCTCTCGGACCTGCGCATGCCCCGGCTGAACGGCCAGGAGCTTCTGCACCGGGCCCTGGAGATCGAACCCGGCCTGACCGTGATCCTGGTCACCGGCTTCGGCAGCGTGGAGGCCGCCGTGACCGCGCTCAAGGCCGGGGCCTACGACTTCCTGACCAAGCCCGTCAAACGGGACGAGCTGTTGCGCTCGGTGCAGAAGGGCCTGGAACGCGGGCGGCTGCTCGGGGAGAACCGCGCCCTGCGCGCCCTGGCCGGACGCTGCGAATCCACCCTGGTGGGCAGGGCCCAGGCCATGTGCCGCCTCAAGGAGTCCATCGCCGCGGTGGCCGCCTCGGACTACAACGTGCTGATCTGCGGCGAATCCGGCACGGGCAAGGAACTCGTGGCCGGGAACATCCACCGCCTGAGCGGCCGGGCCAAGGGCCCCTTCGTGGCCGTGAACTGTCCGGCCATCCCGGAACAGCTGCTGGAGAGCGAACTCTTCGGCCACGTCAAGGGCGCCTTCACCGGGGCGGACAAGGCCCGCCAGGGGCTGTTCGTCTCGGCCTGCGGCGGCAGCATCCTGCTCGACGAGATCGGCGACATCTCCATGTCCATGCAGACCAAGCTCCTGCGCGTGCTCCAGGAGCGGGAGATCCGGCCCGTGGGGGGCAACGCGGCCGTCAAGGTGGACGTGCGCATCCTGGCCACCACCAACCGCAACCTGCCGGAACTCATCAGCGAGGGCGAGTTCCGCGAGGACCTGTTCTACCGCCTGAACGTGCTCACCGTGAACACCCCGCCCCTGAGGGAATCCCGCGAGGACATCCCGCGCATGGCCGCGCACTTCCTGAACCAGACCTGCCTGGAGATGCACCTGGCCCCCAAGACCCTGAGCCCGGAAGTACTCGCCTGCCTGTGCGAACGGCCGTGGCACGGCAACGTGCGCGAGTTGCAGAACACCGTCCGCCGCCTGACGGTCTTCTGCCCCGGCAACCAGGTGGAGATGGTCCATCTGCGGCTGGCCGAGGGCCGGCTGTCCGGTCCCAACGGGACATGGCCCGGCGGCGGGGAGACGGACGAGGGCGGCATCGACGCCTACAAGGAGGCCAAGGCGCGGGTGCTCAACGAATTCACCCGGAACTACCTGGAGCAGATTCTGGCCAGAACCGGCGGCAACATCTCGGAGGCGGCGCGCCTGGCCGGGCTTGAACGGGTCAGCCTGCAAAAGATCATCAAGCGGAACGGGGCGTCCTCCCCGACGGATTGA
- a CDS encoding c-type heme family protein, with product MRRLMPHSLQSKFFTGLFLLMTGLVAFFAVGLNIHLNRLMEGEAREKASLILAQVEAVQRYVRNTLRPVMYKTLPSDQFVLEAMSASYVTRAVMSDPNLEHDSFVYRRVTEGARNPDSEANALEREFIDRFRADPELKHLEEFRETDGERYFITVYAQRYDASCMHCHGDRSEAPHELIERYGGERGFGNQVGGLAGIDMVRLKVERDLGGIRDATLSFALLFAMGILVQFLIIQGFFHRLVVHSLNRVTGVMHRLFPDEAPLQTEPFLSQQDEIEGLLHGFELFAEHLRQARVDLKEYAATLEDKVAERTVDLTRLADDRRADVALFVSLLNSLNQSQTKQELLLAGLELIARRFGASRASYVCVLAATDYASWPDPGVPPELPEDWHDLVTGIEPRMGDLSWHIPVQTSGTSRGLLSLYWDKPRERSDRLVDLARAIGQQMGIAMENMEALDGLLTQNALLSSLIEGTADPLMLLDAGDAVLLANSPAVRLAETLDEPGLASLLDIIQDATRDTGCGEFELPDGRIFLAHLYPLEETGGRRIVASLREVTMERRIEDQMVRNERMVAVGQLAAGLAHEINNPLGVILCYAELLAASQKNGQAQADLAVIIRHTEMAQRVVRDLLDFSRPRPVSLEPGDLTAMASATVDLLQPRAKSCGAELHLEAATDIPPLRASDDALEHILTNLIMNALDAVNGLEEKEGRTGEVRVIIAAGDRFADITVADNGTGILPEHLNRVFDPFFSTKEAGKGTGLGLSVIYSLIRDLGGDIEVENRPGGGALFRVFLPLAVKENEETE from the coding sequence ATGCGCCGGCTCATGCCGCACAGCCTGCAAAGCAAGTTCTTTACCGGATTGTTCCTGCTCATGACGGGCCTGGTGGCCTTCTTCGCCGTGGGCCTGAACATCCATCTCAACCGTCTCATGGAGGGAGAGGCGAGGGAAAAGGCCTCGCTCATCCTGGCCCAGGTCGAGGCGGTGCAGCGTTACGTGCGCAACACCCTGCGCCCGGTCATGTACAAGACCCTGCCCAGCGACCAGTTCGTGCTCGAGGCCATGAGCGCCTCCTACGTGACCAGGGCGGTCATGAGCGACCCCAACCTGGAGCACGACAGCTTCGTCTACCGCCGCGTCACCGAGGGCGCGCGCAACCCCGACTCCGAGGCCAACGCCCTGGAACGCGAATTCATCGACCGCTTCCGGGCCGACCCCGAGCTGAAGCACCTGGAGGAGTTCCGGGAAACGGACGGCGAACGCTACTTCATCACGGTCTACGCCCAGCGCTACGACGCCTCCTGCATGCACTGCCACGGCGACCGGTCCGAGGCCCCGCACGAACTCATCGAACGCTACGGAGGCGAGCGCGGCTTCGGCAATCAGGTGGGCGGCCTGGCGGGCATCGACATGGTTCGGCTGAAGGTCGAACGCGACCTGGGGGGCATCCGCGACGCCACCCTGTCCTTCGCCCTGCTGTTCGCCATGGGCATCCTGGTTCAGTTCCTGATCATCCAGGGGTTCTTCCACCGCCTGGTGGTCCACAGCCTAAACCGGGTCACCGGGGTCATGCACCGCCTGTTCCCGGACGAGGCGCCCCTCCAGACCGAGCCGTTCCTGTCCCAACAGGACGAGATCGAGGGGCTGCTGCACGGCTTCGAGCTCTTTGCCGAACATCTGCGCCAGGCGCGCGTGGACCTCAAGGAATACGCCGCCACCCTGGAGGACAAGGTGGCCGAGCGCACCGTGGACCTGACCCGGCTGGCCGACGACCGCCGCGCCGACGTGGCCCTGTTCGTCTCGCTCCTGAACAGCCTGAACCAGAGCCAGACCAAGCAGGAGCTGCTCCTCGCCGGACTCGAACTCATCGCCCGGCGCTTCGGCGCGTCCAGGGCGAGCTACGTCTGCGTCCTGGCCGCCACGGACTACGCCTCCTGGCCGGACCCCGGCGTCCCGCCGGAACTGCCGGAGGACTGGCACGACCTGGTCACCGGGATCGAGCCCAGGATGGGCGACCTGTCCTGGCACATCCCGGTGCAGACCTCGGGCACCAGCCGGGGGCTCCTGAGCCTTTACTGGGACAAGCCGCGCGAGCGCTCGGACCGGCTGGTGGACCTGGCCCGGGCCATCGGCCAGCAGATGGGCATCGCCATGGAGAACATGGAGGCCCTGGACGGGCTCCTGACCCAGAACGCCCTGCTCTCCTCCCTGATCGAGGGCACCGCCGACCCGCTCATGCTCCTGGACGCGGGCGATGCCGTGCTCCTGGCCAACTCCCCGGCCGTGCGCCTGGCCGAGACCCTGGACGAGCCCGGACTCGCGAGCCTGCTGGACATAATCCAGGACGCCACCCGCGACACGGGCTGCGGCGAATTCGAGCTGCCGGACGGGCGCATCTTCCTGGCCCATCTCTACCCGCTCGAGGAGACCGGCGGCCGCCGCATCGTGGCCTCCCTCCGCGAAGTGACCATGGAGCGGCGCATAGAGGACCAGATGGTCCGCAACGAACGCATGGTCGCCGTGGGACAGCTCGCGGCCGGGCTGGCGCACGAGATCAACAACCCGCTGGGCGTCATCCTGTGCTACGCAGAACTCCTGGCCGCCTCGCAGAAGAATGGCCAGGCCCAGGCGGACCTGGCGGTGATCATCCGCCACACGGAAATGGCCCAGCGCGTGGTCCGCGACCTCCTGGACTTCAGCCGGCCGCGCCCCGTCTCCCTCGAACCCGGCGACCTGACCGCCATGGCCTCGGCCACGGTGGACCTGCTCCAGCCCAGGGCCAAGTCGTGCGGAGCGGAACTCCACCTGGAGGCCGCCACGGACATACCGCCGCTGCGGGCCAGCGACGACGCCCTTGAGCACATCCTGACCAACCTGATCATGAACGCCCTGGACGCGGTCAACGGCCTGGAGGAAAAGGAAGGACGCACGGGCGAGGTGCGCGTCATCATCGCCGCGGGCGACCGCTTCGCCGACATCACCGTGGCCGACAACGGAACCGGCATCCTGCCCGAACACCTCAACCGCGTGTTCGACCCCTTCTTCTCCACCAAGGAGGCGGGCAAGGGAACGGGGCTGGGCCTGTCCGTGATCTACAGCCTGATCCGCGATCTGGGCGGCGACATCGAGGTGGAAAACAGGCCCGGCGGCGGCGCGCTGTTCCGCGTGTTCCTGCCCCTGGCCGTCAAGGAGAACGAGGAAACCGAATGA
- a CDS encoding sensor histidine kinase, with product MNQYLPEFPVVLVDFLGSSSMILLSFLAIGYAYRLLREEPRQLLWSYLLMFTLALAAFSVGRGVGHIVRNVLVNTGHRELWLSISPYSGALNTITFVIIAAITFYYHFVEKAFLLLRQANSKLVGAFAEIRRNRDRIILLERYAVCDRMAAKLAHETRNPIFTIANFAKLLLRKLENDEASAAHLRIIVEESQKLEGLIDGIMKVRHDLPQLMKRVSGREVLSELEGISIKKAEASGVGVRVARLEEEFWLFLDIRSLLSGLTELIVNAIEASSEGDTIDISVLREDNMAVFRVSDRGKGIPQKSLPRIFEPGFSTKQFSAGLGLAYAKQILEANHGVVKIESVPGEGTLAIAAFPLDTDEAEHAYGAQES from the coding sequence ATGAATCAGTATTTACCCGAATTTCCTGTTGTCCTGGTCGATTTCCTGGGATCGTCCTCGATGATCCTGCTGTCGTTTCTCGCCATCGGCTATGCATACAGGTTGTTGCGCGAAGAACCGAGGCAGTTGTTGTGGTCGTATCTCCTGATGTTCACGCTGGCGCTGGCGGCCTTTTCCGTCGGGCGGGGTGTCGGACATATCGTGCGCAATGTCCTGGTCAATACCGGACACCGGGAATTGTGGCTGTCCATCAGTCCATACAGCGGAGCGCTCAATACCATCACGTTCGTCATCATAGCAGCGATCACCTTTTACTATCATTTTGTGGAAAAGGCGTTCTTGCTGTTGAGACAGGCCAACTCCAAACTCGTTGGGGCGTTTGCCGAGATACGGCGAAACCGGGATCGGATCATTTTGCTGGAACGCTACGCCGTATGCGACAGGATGGCGGCGAAACTGGCTCATGAAACGCGGAATCCGATTTTCACCATCGCCAATTTCGCCAAGTTGTTGCTTCGTAAACTCGAAAACGACGAGGCCTCGGCTGCGCATCTCAGGATCATCGTCGAGGAATCGCAAAAGCTCGAAGGCCTTATCGATGGCATCATGAAGGTGAGGCATGATCTGCCGCAACTCATGAAACGGGTTTCCGGCAGAGAGGTCCTTTCCGAATTGGAAGGAATCAGCATAAAAAAGGCGGAGGCCTCGGGGGTTGGGGTACGCGTGGCCCGACTGGAGGAGGAATTCTGGCTGTTCCTCGACATCCGGAGCCTGTTGAGCGGCCTGACCGAACTCATCGTGAATGCGATCGAAGCCTCTTCCGAAGGGGATACGATCGACATTTCCGTCCTCCGCGAGGACAATATGGCCGTCTTTCGTGTTTCGGACAGGGGGAAAGGCATCCCTCAGAAGTCGCTGCCCAGGATATTCGAGCCTGGTTTCAGCACCAAACAGTTTTCCGCCGGCTTGGGGCTGGCCTATGCCAAGCAGATTCTGGAGGCGAATCATGGTGTGGTCAAGATCGAGTCCGTGCCGGGCGAGGGGACTCTGGCCATCGCCGCGTTTCCTTTGGACACGGACGAGGCGGAACATGCCTATGGCGCCCAGGAATCATGA
- a CDS encoding acyl carrier protein yields MSSITREAIIDIIRTVDPYDVDYDNLDSQKRLQDQGMDSLDMMNLYFEIENVYEISVTIDEDDDAATNWSSIESIIASIEKIRNA; encoded by the coding sequence ATGAGTTCCATAACACGGGAAGCAATCATCGACATCATCCGTACCGTTGATCCTTATGATGTCGATTATGATAATCTGGACTCCCAGAAACGACTTCAGGACCAGGGTATGGATTCACTCGACATGATGAATCTCTATTTTGAAATCGAAAACGTGTATGAAATTTCCGTCACCATTGATGAGGATGACGACGCCGCAACGAATTGGTCTTCCATAGAAAGCATCATCGCATCCATCGAAAAGATAAGGAATGCATAA
- a CDS encoding putative sulfate exporter family transporter yields the protein MAEKRWLTEDKLALIMGLILFGLGMFSFAGVDLLGWGVSTNTWITPGQIFSVTAKADYGGLNGYASLFLTYAFITLFLSFGVKFLGGDVPKFVKSFTVVFFLSIICWALGHYAVIAATPDKLEKFGLTWAMGLTGEAGFIVALVVGIVIGNFFPGFAEEMKEALRPEMYIKIAIVILGAELGVKAVDAMGLASAVIFRGLCAIVEAYLIYWALVYYVSRKYFKFSKEWSAPLASGISICGVSAAIATGGSIRARPIVPIMVSSLVVVFTCIEMLVLPFVAQWWLSGEPMVAGAWMGLAVKSDGGAVASGAITDALIRAKVLADTGVQYQAGWITMATTTIKIFIDVFIGIWAFVLAAVWCTFIECKPGQGGMKIGEVLDRFPRFVVGYVVTFLVMLLICATNKDLIPLGKATIAGTHVFRGLFFVLTFFTIGMVSNFKKLWAEGIGKLAAVYIVCLGGFIIWIGLFISWLFFHGVKPPVA from the coding sequence ATGGCGGAAAAACGGTGGCTTACCGAGGACAAGCTCGCATTGATAATGGGGCTTATTCTCTTTGGGCTCGGCATGTTCAGTTTTGCCGGGGTGGACCTGTTGGGTTGGGGCGTCAGCACGAACACCTGGATAACCCCCGGACAGATCTTTTCCGTGACGGCCAAGGCCGATTACGGCGGATTGAACGGGTACGCGTCCCTGTTCCTGACCTATGCGTTCATCACCCTGTTCCTGAGCTTCGGCGTGAAGTTCCTGGGCGGTGACGTGCCCAAGTTCGTCAAGTCCTTCACCGTGGTCTTCTTCCTGAGCATCATCTGCTGGGCGCTCGGCCACTACGCGGTCATCGCCGCCACCCCGGACAAGCTCGAGAAGTTCGGCCTGACCTGGGCCATGGGCCTGACCGGCGAGGCGGGCTTCATCGTCGCCCTGGTGGTGGGCATCGTCATCGGCAACTTCTTCCCCGGCTTCGCCGAGGAGATGAAGGAAGCCCTGCGGCCCGAAATGTACATCAAGATCGCCATCGTCATCCTGGGCGCCGAACTCGGCGTCAAGGCCGTTGACGCCATGGGGTTGGCCTCCGCGGTCATCTTCCGCGGCCTGTGCGCCATCGTCGAGGCCTACCTGATCTACTGGGCGCTGGTCTATTACGTCTCGCGCAAGTACTTCAAGTTCAGCAAGGAATGGTCCGCGCCGCTGGCGTCGGGCATCTCCATCTGCGGCGTGTCCGCGGCCATCGCCACCGGCGGCTCCATCCGCGCCCGGCCCATCGTGCCGATCATGGTCTCCTCGCTGGTGGTCGTCTTCACCTGCATCGAGATGCTGGTCCTGCCCTTCGTGGCCCAGTGGTGGCTCAGCGGCGAGCCCATGGTCGCCGGCGCCTGGATGGGCCTGGCGGTCAAGTCCGACGGCGGCGCGGTCGCCTCGGGCGCCATCACCGACGCGCTGATCCGCGCCAAGGTCCTGGCCGACACCGGCGTGCAGTACCAGGCCGGCTGGATCACCATGGCCACCACGACCATCAAGATCTTCATCGACGTGTTCATCGGCATCTGGGCCTTCGTTCTGGCCGCCGTGTGGTGCACGTTCATCGAATGCAAGCCCGGCCAGGGCGGCATGAAGATCGGCGAGGTCCTGGACCGGTTCCCCCGCTTCGTCGTGGGCTACGTGGTCACCTTCCTGGTCATGCTGCTGATCTGCGCCACGAACAAGGACCTCATTCCGCTGGGCAAGGCGACTATCGCCGGGACCCACGTCTTCCGGGGCCTGTTCTTCGTGCTGACCTTCTTCACCATCGGCATGGTCTCGAACTTCAAGAAGCTGTGGGCCGAGGGCATCGGCAAGCTGGCGGCGGTCTACATCGTCTGCCTGGGCGGCTTCATCATCTGGATCGGTCTGTTCATCTCCTGGCTGTTCTTCCACGGCGTAAAGCCGCCGGTCGCCTAG
- a CDS encoding AAC(3) family N-acetyltransferase, which translates to MNKPYTYDDLIEAYSTVGVRRGATVILRTDLLRLGPYEKRDRNSILEAHFNALSELIDLKQGTLVVPTASLSLCNTDIPYDPDNTPSETGLLTEYIRRKPEAVRSFHPFVSYTAIGKNADYICKDVSRHAFGPETPEARVVELDGLCVCLGKDIRNMALIHHVEHVMGVPYRYTKEYMHPISINGEVSIQPFYRHVWYEHCGLKRDGVRKIVEELKKRGTSILKAPIGKGFVYSVGARNFYDECTKILAKDIYIWLRVLPTSRPYQK; encoded by the coding sequence ATGAATAAACCCTATACATACGACGACCTGATTGAAGCCTACAGCACCGTTGGAGTCCGCCGGGGCGCAACGGTCATCCTAAGAACCGACCTGCTCCGGCTGGGCCCTTACGAAAAACGGGATCGCAACAGCATCCTCGAAGCGCATTTCAATGCCCTGAGCGAGCTTATCGACTTGAAGCAGGGAACCCTGGTCGTCCCCACGGCGTCCTTGTCCCTGTGCAACACGGATATCCCGTACGACCCGGACAACACGCCGAGCGAAACCGGCCTGCTCACGGAATACATCCGCCGGAAACCGGAGGCCGTGCGCAGCTTCCACCCCTTCGTCTCCTACACCGCCATCGGCAAAAACGCCGACTACATCTGCAAGGACGTGTCCCGCCACGCCTTCGGGCCGGAGACGCCGGAAGCCCGCGTGGTGGAGCTGGATGGGCTCTGCGTCTGTCTCGGGAAGGACATCCGCAACATGGCCCTGATCCACCATGTCGAACATGTCATGGGGGTTCCCTACAGGTATACGAAAGAGTACATGCACCCGATCTCGATCAACGGCGAAGTCTCCATCCAGCCCTTTTACAGGCACGTCTGGTACGAGCACTGCGGCCTCAAACGCGATGGGGTGAGGAAGATCGTCGAAGAGCTGAAGAAAAGGGGAACCAGCATACTGAAGGCCCCCATAGGCAAGGGTTTTGTCTATTCGGTGGGCGCAAGGAATTTCTACGACGAGTGTACCAAGATTCTGGCCAAGGATATATACATCTGGCTGAGAGTGTTGCCGACTTCGAGGCCCTATCAAAAGTAA